The genomic stretch CACAGTTATTGATGCTCCTGGACATCGTGACTTTATCAAAAACATGATTACTGGTACTTCTCAGGCTGATTGTGCCGTCCTCATTATCGATTCTACCACTGGAGATTTTGAGGCTGGTATCTCAAAGGATGGTCAGACTCGTGAGCACGCTCTTCTTGCTTTCACCCTTGGTGTCAAGCAGATGATCCGTTGTTGTAACAAGGTATACCTTTCTCAC from Papaver somniferum cultivar HN1 unplaced genomic scaffold, ASM357369v1 unplaced-scaffold_6373, whole genome shotgun sequence encodes the following:
- the LOC113343605 gene encoding elongation factor 1-alpha-like, with the translated sequence MKRGITIDIALWKFETTKYYCTVIDAPGHRDFIKNMITGTSQADCAVLIIDSTTGDFEAGISKDGQTREHALLAFTLGVKQMIRCCNKMEAT